A part of Ictalurus furcatus strain D&B chromosome 8, Billie_1.0, whole genome shotgun sequence genomic DNA contains:
- the pcdh1b gene encoding uncharacterized protein pcdh1b, with the protein MTGNCTRECSEFGHSDSCWMPSPNRNNKISKSASKLSTFVPYQEREPQEPLMANGSPKPMGEELGGGATNKMPNIRFMAPYTSAYSAGGEGAKECTMEEIPLSQTAATTPSSQGSKREIYL; encoded by the coding sequence ATGACGGGGAACTGTACTCGTGAGTGCAGTGAGTTCGGACACTCAGATTCCTGCTGGATGCCGTCACCAAACCGCAACAACAAAATCTCCAAGAGCGCATCGAAACTCTCCACCTTCGTGCCTTACCAGGAGCGGGAGCCTCAGGAGCCGCTGATGGCCAACGGAAGCCCCAAGCCCATGGGGGAGGAACTCGGGGGCGGGGCCACCAACAAAATGCCCAACATCCGCTTCATGGCCCCTTACACTAGTGCCTACTCCGCAGGTGGCGAGGGTGCGAAGGAGTGCACCATGGAGGAAATCCCGCTGAGTCAAACGGCAGCAACCACGCCCTCCAGCCAGGGCTCCAAGCGAGAGATCTACCTGTGA